The following is a genomic window from Solanum stenotomum isolate F172 chromosome 4, ASM1918654v1, whole genome shotgun sequence.
CGAATGACTATTGATATTCGATCAATCAACTACGCCTTAATCCCAAAATGAATCCCAAAATGGGGCTGTACATTTCATGTCTTAATCAAATCCCAAAATGGGGCTGTACATTTCATGTCTAAATCAATCAAgcattttttttcttgggttCTATTGAAGTTGTAATCACTCATTGCTATTTTATCTTATGATCATTCAAAATAGATATGTTATGATTGATGTTTACAAAATAGGTATAACAACACATTTTCAATTAACTAAAATGAGTGTGTTTAGTCCCTTCATATAGAAGATATGTTATAGGCAATTAGCAATCATGTTACATTTGCTAAGCTTTACAAGCAAAGGTGTTCAAAAATGCACAATTCAAATCATTTGAAGATTAAATATGTTAAATCAAACATCATAAGgactaaaatcaaaatttataccaaatataaaaagaataatctCACTATATAATGATAATATTCACATAAATAGCAAACTTTATCTATATTGCTGATATTTACATAACAAAAAAAGATTCAAACTCATTGCCAAAATCCCAAAAACCTACCTACTATATTGCTaatgaaagaaaagaacatTTAAGGCAAAGCATTAGCCAGCCCTACTTCTTGATATCTGCCAAGTAAATTGGCTGCAATTAGACTCACATCCTCTAAGCCAACCCCAATACATAGAGAGTTACTAGTAGTTGGAGTAGAGCTAACAGCAACCGAGTCACCGGCTTGGAAAGCTTCCGAGCTGCTGCTACACCCTGAAACTCTGACATTAGGACCAACTTTACACTTACCCATGCATTTGCAACCAGAGACTGCAGCTTCAATCCCAGCAACGCGTTGGAATTCTTCTAATAACGCTCCAGCGCCCAATCTCTTGCACTTACCACCCATACATACTTCGATTCTCTTTGTCCCCTctgctgttgttgttgtagctgcTGCTATAGATGATACATTAGACCTACTGCTGCCTACATTGCCAATGTGACAATCACTAGCTTCCAAGCAGCATTCGCCTTTTTGCTCAGGGACTGAAAATTCTAAACTTGTCGTCTTCCCAGTTGATTCCTCAGTGGAAGTTGATGGCATGCTTGAGATCTCTACTGTTGTATCCACTTCTGGAGTTGAAAGGAAAGGATTTAGTGTTGCATTCTCAAGTGCTCGATCACACGCTTCAGGAATTGTTTGAGCAAGTGTTCCGATTTTCAGGCTTTTCATGTCAACCAAATTTTGACATTCATCATCACTTGATTCACTCGATTCTGAAGACGAGCTTGAAGATGATGACATTGCACAGCTCCTTGTGTTGCTCTGTACTTGACTTGCTGCTACTTTCATCTTCATTTGcgctttttcttcttttcttttc
Proteins encoded in this region:
- the LOC125862192 gene encoding diacylglycerol O-acyltransferase 3, with protein sequence MEASAGVLRRFPSVTGAGAGISNNPLNRSCRFSCFSLKSVKKELVGCEFYDEGCLEYYSSGRGGIIRCGKKKKEKDMGELKKTKKKMKLLKGLTRNLSNLNEMGLGFGCDVDLVDQVQGKTISEAADLLLGQLQQLKAEEKELKRKRKEEKAQMKMKVAASQVQSNTRSCAMSSSSSSSSESSESSDDECQNLVDMKSLKIGTLAQTIPEACDRALENATLNPFLSTPEVDTTVEISSMPSTSTEESTGKTTSLEFSVPEQKGECCLEASDCHIGNVGSSRSNVSSIAAATTTTAEGTKRIEVCMGGKCKRLGAGALLEEFQRVAGIEAAVSGCKCMGKCKVGPNVRVSGCSSSSEAFQAGDSVAVSSTPTTSNSLCIGVGLEDVSLIAANLLGRYQEVGLANALP